In Microbacterium binotii, one DNA window encodes the following:
- a CDS encoding TetR/AcrR family transcriptional regulator, producing the protein MDPRVRRTQERLRAAAFELASTMRLSQISVTDLCRAAGVTRDTFYRHAAGVAELTADALAAELQEVTAALGADAAIGDGERMLLEHVRTRAAVYRSAMEPLLAAPVRAGLERSLRQGLDQWVRQRPGIVPAAIAGDAAAVSLAVAYAAAGTVGAIEEWLRTDMADLDRAVAVILAASADWWQL; encoded by the coding sequence ATGGATCCGCGGGTGCGTCGCACGCAGGAGCGCCTGCGCGCTGCGGCGTTCGAGCTGGCGTCCACCATGCGGTTGTCGCAGATCAGCGTGACCGACCTCTGTCGCGCCGCCGGGGTCACCCGGGACACGTTCTATCGGCATGCGGCGGGCGTCGCGGAGCTGACGGCCGATGCGCTCGCGGCGGAGCTGCAGGAGGTGACGGCCGCCCTCGGTGCGGATGCGGCGATCGGCGACGGCGAACGGATGCTGCTGGAGCACGTTCGCACGCGGGCCGCTGTGTACCGCTCGGCGATGGAGCCGCTGCTGGCGGCGCCGGTGCGTGCGGGGCTCGAGCGGAGCCTCCGGCAGGGACTGGACCAGTGGGTGCGGCAGCGTCCCGGCATCGTCCCCGCGGCGATCGCGGGCGATGCCGCCGCGGTCTCGCTCGCCGTCGCCTATGCCGCGGCCGGAACGGTGGGTGCGATCGAAGAGTGGCTGCGCACGGACATGGCGGATCTCGATCGTGCGGTCGCGGTGATCCTGGCCGCGTCCGCCGACTGGTGGCAGCTCTGA
- a CDS encoding SDR family NAD(P)-dependent oxidoreductase produces MARFDGKVAIVTGGVSGIGAAITRRLVDEGARVFVADINAQAVAAAGATFGDSVAGLATDVTDEGGMTALFDGARERFGRIDAVYNVAGGSRPGRIVDMDLATWDFNIRLNLYGAFLGTKLGAEHFLSEGQSGAIVNVASLNSLVPMHFGAGYSAAKAGVVMLTKNAALELAGNGIRVNAVSPGLVATPLTGGLMSMPGVPEAYMARIPAGRPAEPEEIAGVALFLASDDASYVNGENVVVDGAWQTSGYPDLRPFLG; encoded by the coding sequence ATGGCACGTTTCGACGGCAAGGTCGCGATCGTCACCGGAGGCGTCTCCGGAATCGGCGCGGCGATCACGCGTCGCCTGGTGGATGAGGGCGCTCGGGTCTTCGTCGCGGACATCAACGCCCAGGCGGTCGCCGCCGCCGGCGCCACGTTCGGCGACAGCGTGGCGGGACTCGCGACCGACGTCACCGACGAAGGCGGGATGACGGCGCTCTTCGACGGCGCGCGCGAACGCTTCGGACGCATCGACGCGGTCTACAACGTCGCCGGCGGATCCCGGCCGGGCCGCATCGTGGACATGGACCTCGCGACGTGGGATTTCAACATCCGCCTCAACCTCTACGGCGCCTTCCTCGGCACGAAGCTCGGCGCCGAGCACTTCCTCTCCGAGGGACAGAGCGGCGCGATCGTGAACGTCGCGTCGCTGAACTCGCTCGTCCCGATGCACTTCGGCGCGGGGTACTCGGCCGCCAAGGCCGGTGTCGTGATGCTCACGAAGAACGCCGCACTGGAGCTCGCCGGCAACGGCATCCGCGTCAACGCGGTCTCGCCGGGGCTCGTGGCGACTCCGCTCACCGGTGGTCTCATGAGCATGCCCGGTGTTCCGGAGGCGTACATGGCCCGCATCCCGGCCGGGCGTCCCGCCGAGCCTGAGGAGATCGCCGGTGTCGCACTGTTCCTCGCGTCGGATGACGCCTCGTACGTCAACGGTGAGAACGTCGTCGTCGACGGCGCCTGGCAGACCAGCGGATACCCCGACCTGCGCCCCTTCCTCGGTTGA
- a CDS encoding helix-turn-helix transcriptional regulator, producing MREGTPSRRGLQTDDPQRAQESVSELFNTAMVLTADPPAGFRYQMAAVSDSTLMAAALRFGGSNRTDAEEFPQFIVAHAVAGRHRWSVGQESGDGRIPFLVPPATAFSARFTQLQLRAVSIDADTFHRVLRGMLGEEPPRLRTDRVNGSAQRHSIVAETLRFIEATLLADETVATSPLLRAQFTHQLVAAIATSFPLLGEHSHTRAQSSPRTVRRAIAFMEEHVADPITIGDVALAAGTSVRGLQLAFRRSYEMSPSAFLRRIRLEGAHADLMAADAGARTVREIAARWGFAHTGRFAHLYAGAYGEPPSHTLRR from the coding sequence GTGAGGGAGGGGACGCCCTCTCGCCGTGGACTGCAGACGGACGACCCGCAACGCGCGCAGGAGTCGGTGAGCGAGCTCTTCAACACCGCGATGGTTCTGACGGCCGATCCTCCGGCCGGATTCCGCTACCAGATGGCTGCCGTGAGCGACAGCACCCTCATGGCCGCGGCGCTCCGCTTCGGCGGATCGAACCGCACGGACGCGGAGGAGTTCCCCCAGTTCATCGTCGCCCACGCGGTCGCGGGCCGTCATCGGTGGTCGGTGGGTCAGGAGAGCGGCGACGGCCGCATCCCGTTCCTCGTACCGCCGGCGACCGCGTTCTCGGCACGTTTCACCCAGCTGCAGCTGCGGGCGGTCAGCATCGACGCCGACACGTTCCATCGGGTGCTGCGCGGGATGCTGGGGGAGGAGCCGCCGCGTCTTCGGACCGACCGGGTCAACGGCAGCGCGCAGCGCCACTCGATCGTCGCCGAGACGCTGCGCTTCATCGAGGCGACCCTGCTCGCCGACGAGACGGTGGCCACGTCACCGCTTCTGCGCGCCCAGTTCACGCACCAGCTCGTGGCGGCGATCGCGACCTCCTTCCCGCTACTGGGCGAGCACTCGCACACGCGCGCGCAGAGCTCGCCGCGCACCGTGCGCCGGGCGATCGCGTTCATGGAGGAGCACGTCGCCGACCCGATCACGATCGGTGACGTCGCGCTCGCCGCGGGGACGTCGGTGCGCGGTCTGCAGCTCGCGTTCCGGCGCTCGTACGAGATGTCGCCGTCGGCCTTCCTGCGTCGCATCCGGCTCGAGGGGGCGCACGCCGATCTGATGGCGGCGGATGCGGGTGCCCGCACCGTGCGGGAGATCGCGGCGCGGTGGGGCTTCGCCCATACGGGCCGCTTCGCGCACCTCTACGCCGGGGCCTACGGTGAGCCGCCCTCGCACACGCTGCGGCGCTGA
- a CDS encoding GNAT family N-acetyltransferase — protein sequence MIGIRPMQPADWPAVEAIYRAGLATGNASFDAEPPTWEAFDDGKLKVGRLVAVDPEGVVTGWVAASAVSHREVYRGVVEHSVYVATDVRGGGVGRALLSALLDAMDDAGMWTVQSSIFVENSASLALHERAGFRRVGRRERIALMSYGPWAGQWRDTVLVERRRRD from the coding sequence ATGATCGGCATCCGTCCGATGCAGCCTGCGGATTGGCCTGCCGTCGAAGCGATCTACCGGGCGGGCCTCGCGACGGGCAACGCGAGTTTCGACGCAGAACCGCCGACGTGGGAGGCATTCGACGACGGGAAGTTGAAGGTGGGACGGCTCGTCGCCGTTGACCCCGAGGGCGTTGTCACCGGTTGGGTCGCCGCATCCGCCGTCTCCCACCGCGAGGTCTACCGGGGCGTCGTCGAGCACTCGGTCTATGTCGCGACGGACGTTCGCGGCGGCGGCGTCGGTCGCGCTCTCCTGAGCGCGCTCCTCGATGCGATGGACGACGCAGGCATGTGGACGGTGCAGTCGAGCATCTTCGTGGAGAACAGCGCGAGCCTCGCACTCCACGAGCGGGCGGGCTTCCGTCGCGTCGGACGCAGGGAACGCATCGCGCTCATGTCGTATGGACCGTGGGCTGGTCAGTGGCGCGACACTGTCCTGGTGGAGCGACGCCGCCGGGACTGA
- a CDS encoding ArsR/SmtB family transcription factor: MPSLLPLLTTETGDCCSPTLSDALTIDEADAIARTFKALGDPTRVRLLSLIAASRDGEACICDLTEPVGLSQPTVSHHMKLLVDAGLATREQRGRWAYFRVVTEALDRAANALRP; encoded by the coding sequence ATGCCGAGCTTGCTCCCCCTCCTCACGACCGAGACCGGTGACTGCTGTTCCCCCACCCTGAGTGACGCGTTGACGATCGACGAGGCGGATGCCATCGCCCGCACATTCAAGGCCCTGGGCGACCCCACACGGGTACGCCTGCTGTCGCTGATCGCAGCATCGCGCGACGGCGAAGCATGCATCTGCGACCTCACGGAGCCGGTGGGATTGTCCCAGCCGACCGTTTCGCATCACATGAAGCTGCTCGTGGACGCCGGACTCGCTACGCGCGAGCAGCGCGGACGCTGGGCATACTTCCGCGTGGTCACCGAAGCGCTCGACCGCGCGGCGAACGCACTCCGTCCGTGA
- a CDS encoding NAD(P)-binding domain-containing protein, with the protein MDETLPVAVIGAGPQGLAAAAHLVERGLPVVVLEAESAPAAAVREWSYVRLFSDWPELVDAAAARLLDATGWTAPSTGHPTGAQWISGYLAPLAAALGERVRYGARVVGVSRSGRDRLVDAGRGDLPFTLHIQLTQGEEERLQARAVIDASGTWSSPNPAGADGLPALGERAVAGSLSYRIPDFEDGNEFAGKHTVVIGSGHSALTAVLALAGVARRDPHTTVTWALRRASAENAFGGGVADELPARGALGIRAKEFVDAGLVSLVTGFRIERLAADDDGVVLESEDGRRLAADRAVVLTGFRPDLSFLSELRLQLDPVLQAPVRIAAEVDPNIHSCGSVAATGAADLAHPEPGFYIVGAKSYGRAPTFLALTGYEQVRSVVAELAGDHEAARRIDLILPDTGVCGGAGLFDAPDASAGGACCSPPGALFSLIPNPSARS; encoded by the coding sequence ATGGATGAGACGCTGCCGGTTGCGGTGATCGGCGCAGGCCCGCAGGGGCTGGCGGCCGCCGCACATCTCGTCGAGCGAGGGCTGCCGGTGGTCGTGCTGGAGGCGGAAAGCGCCCCTGCCGCAGCCGTGCGCGAGTGGAGCTACGTTCGCCTCTTCTCGGATTGGCCCGAACTCGTCGACGCGGCTGCTGCGCGACTCCTGGATGCGACGGGATGGACGGCGCCATCGACGGGCCATCCCACGGGAGCGCAGTGGATCAGCGGCTACCTCGCGCCGCTCGCGGCGGCGCTCGGAGAACGGGTTCGCTACGGCGCACGGGTGGTGGGAGTGTCCCGTTCGGGGCGCGACCGACTCGTCGACGCGGGTCGTGGTGACCTCCCGTTCACCCTTCACATCCAGCTGACACAGGGGGAGGAGGAGCGGCTTCAGGCGCGTGCCGTCATCGACGCATCGGGCACCTGGTCCTCACCCAACCCCGCGGGTGCGGACGGCTTGCCCGCGCTGGGCGAGCGCGCCGTGGCAGGCTCGCTGTCGTACCGGATCCCCGACTTCGAGGATGGGAACGAGTTCGCGGGGAAGCACACGGTCGTGATCGGCTCCGGGCACTCGGCGCTCACAGCGGTCCTCGCCCTGGCGGGCGTGGCGCGTCGCGACCCGCACACGACGGTGACGTGGGCCCTGCGCCGCGCCAGCGCCGAGAACGCCTTCGGAGGCGGCGTTGCCGACGAACTGCCCGCGCGCGGAGCCCTCGGCATCCGGGCGAAGGAGTTCGTCGATGCCGGCCTGGTGTCGCTCGTGACGGGATTCCGCATCGAACGTCTTGCGGCCGACGATGACGGCGTGGTGCTGGAGTCCGAGGATGGTCGTCGTCTTGCCGCTGATCGTGCCGTGGTGCTCACCGGTTTCCGACCCGATCTGTCGTTCCTCTCGGAGCTGCGCCTGCAGTTGGACCCCGTGCTGCAAGCTCCCGTCCGCATCGCCGCCGAGGTGGATCCCAACATCCACTCCTGCGGGTCCGTTGCCGCCACCGGCGCCGCCGACCTCGCCCACCCTGAGCCGGGCTTCTACATCGTCGGCGCGAAGTCCTACGGCCGCGCTCCGACCTTCCTCGCGCTCACCGGGTACGAGCAGGTGCGCAGCGTCGTCGCGGAGCTGGCGGGCGACCACGAAGCCGCGCGACGCATCGACCTCATCCTGCCGGACACGGGGGTGTGCGGGGGCGCCGGGCTCTTCGACGCGCCCGACGCGTCGGCCGGCGGCGCATGCTGCAGCCCACCTGGCGCGCTCTTCTCGCTCATCCCGAATCCTTCCGCCCGCTCCTGA
- a CDS encoding arsenate reductase ArsC produces the protein MTEATKPAVLFVCVHNAGRSQMAAGYLRALAGDRIEVFSAGSEPGNAINPAAVAVMAEEGIDLSGATPQILTTDAVRQADVVITMGCGDACPIFPGKRYEDWQLTDPAGQPVDVVREVRDDIKARVRDLIASLS, from the coding sequence ATGACCGAAGCAACCAAGCCCGCAGTCCTCTTCGTCTGCGTGCACAACGCCGGCCGCTCGCAGATGGCCGCAGGCTACCTGCGAGCCCTCGCGGGCGATCGCATCGAGGTTTTCTCCGCCGGAAGCGAACCCGGCAATGCGATCAACCCCGCCGCCGTCGCGGTCATGGCCGAAGAGGGCATCGACCTCTCCGGTGCCACCCCGCAGATCCTCACGACCGATGCTGTCCGCCAGGCGGATGTCGTCATCACGATGGGATGCGGAGACGCCTGCCCGATCTTCCCCGGCAAGCGTTACGAAGACTGGCAGCTCACCGATCCCGCCGGGCAGCCCGTCGACGTCGTGCGCGAGGTCCGCGACGACATCAAAGCGAGGGTGCGAGACCTCATCGCAAGCCTCAGCTGA